ACATACACAATATTTTGTTGTAGTTTTTGGGTGTACATGTTGAAGACATGTTACTGAATTCAGCTTTGTACTCTACTTTTGCTTTTTCCGTGGTCCACAGGTCTCTCCTATGGGACTGATGATCAGTCACTCAGGTTTTGGAAATGTGGTTGAAGGTAAGTAGTGTGGCTCAGCAAATGATTCGTATCTGTTAAAACAATTATTATCAGTTGGATCAACATATTAGTTCCACAATATGGATATTTTTGTTGTAATTGTTATCATAACTTATGTGGCTGCTTTAGTAATGAAACTATTAATCTTTCTACCATGTGGtgaattaaaaaaacaaaagatcTAGCACAAAACATCACCTTAAATCTTACTATGAGCCACTCGCTTTGTGTGTTGTCTACAGGCTATCTCATAATTGATGCAGCCAGAGTCATTACTGATAGAGACACTGGAAGGTCGAGAGGATTTGGGTTCGtgaacttttgacaatggtgaaTCAGCAAGCAATGCTATGGCTAGCATGGCTGGTCAGGTCTGTCATCGTCTCACAGTATCTTCATCCTCTTTTAGCTGAGACAGTTTTGATAAAAGAATGGACAATCTGGATGTTGAATATTCATCTATAAGCTTTAGTAATATTTGACATTTCACTTTTAATCATCAGGAATAACAAGGCTGGAAGTATCCATGTAAGCTGCTCTAATGATAGTCCCGGTGGTGGGCCTCAAGGTGGTTTCAGTGGTGGTTATGGCAGTGGCTATGTCAAGGTTACGGTGGTGGATCTGCAGAACAGAATGACTTTGAAGGGGATTCCAGCATTTTTCAACGAATATAAGATATAATGCTTGCCATGTAAACAAATATCAGCAGCAATATCCATGATCAAATTCACGTGGCAAGCATTATATCTTGATATTCGTCGAAAAATGCTTCAAATTCCCCTGCTGGAATCCACTTACGTAGTTTAATTTGGACCCTACAACAGTAATTGTGGTTTTTATGGTGCGAAAAACCACAATCAGCATACTTAAAAGATGGATATCCTGTTGTTAGGTGTCATTTGTCACTGGTAAATTTCTTCAAGAGATAATATTGATGGGAAtgtatagtatagtatagtagTCGATATGATGTGAATGAAATCGAAAACCATAATGTGTTGAAGTTGAGCTGGGACAAACGAGAAGATGGTGACTCTCGTTATTTGGTACCGTTCCTCCTAATTGGGTTCACAGCTTGCGGTTGTTTCGACATGACCCTCCCCCGTTACCTGTTCTTGCCCTGCAAGTATCATGGCGACAACTTCGTCATGCCTTACGACGAAGGATTCTGTGTGGATCCTCACTTGGCCACATATGGTGGGCGTGGATGGGTGGTGTGAGGGGGAAGGGGGCACCACAGCGTTTGCGTTGGGCGAAATGGCTCGCCGAGCACATGTGGCCTCGTCAGCCGAACTCCCACTCACTGGGCAAAGTGGTGGCACATCCCTTTCGAGCTCCATCACCCTCACCACCTTCACATCAGATGACAGGCGGAGGTGGAGGTGGGCAGCGGTGCCCACCGTTAAGGTTTGATCTGTCCGTCTCCATTAGTACCCAGATCTTTTTTGACCTGACATTGTGATGATGCGTGACCTAAATGCTTGATCAGATTCTTTTCAACATCTCCCTCCTTTTGCTGGGATGGAGGGAACTAGAGTGAGATAGATCCCCCGGCCGAACAATTAATTACCTGAGGAACTTGTGCTGAGTGGGAGCTGGCTAGTTCTCAACCCGATTAAtttcatattaaaaataaataaaattaagattaatttataaatatatgataaatatattattattaattttaatttaaatattttgattcaatAGTTTGAGTCAAACGAAATTGATAGATTAGTTAAAACATCAAGCTCTGATTATGATATTTAGTATCAGAGTTTAATTAGTATTTAAACATTTAATCTCCCAAGTGAAAAAATTAATGTTACTTATaagattaattttaatttaaatattttgattaatctaAATGATCACAACTGTGATATAAGAATCTCAAGGCATTAAGCTGAGGAAGTTATCGTCTTGACAGAAAAATTTGCTGAGCTCTGCAATGATCTCTGAGAGTGCGGCACTGTGTGAATAATGGGAGGGAAGAAAGGCTACATCAGTTCAGGTATCCAACCCTCAATTCTGATCCGCAATTATAACAAGAAAAGACTGCTACTGCCATCATTTTCTTCCACCATTATTCCAGCTGGTTGAGCAATGATAGTTTATGATAACAAACATTGCTATTAACAACATGATAAGAAGCTTTCGATTCTTCCTTCCTATCATCGAAAACACCCATAATCAACTGAATTGGATCCATCACTCCCTTCTTAATTAGCAATCAAAAAGTGAATGAACGGACAAAGTGAAGTGTGTAATAAAGTCAAGAAACAAAAAACTCTTGTTTGTTAACTCCATGACACCATAGTCAACAAGCACAACCCCACCACGCAAACTGACCTCTCACCGACCACCCCGTTCTCCACACTTCCTCAGGCATGATGATGTACGATGCACTTATATTAACAGATGAGATGCAGCTGTACTGAGAGTGCGAGtaagagagagagacacacacacaaatatggaCGCATTGATTACAATTTAAAGTCTGTGTTTGGATTTACATCCCACAGCAAAATCCAAGCGATCTTCACAATTACAGAAGTACttggaaagaaaaagataaagaggAACCATGACATCATTCTTCTTCAGTCTTGGCGTCTCTTAGCTCTCTTTCTTCCTTTCCGCAGTTCCTTCTGCTTCGGTTTCCAGTCATCATcatcagcttcttcttcttcttttattaccATTGCTGATCTGACTGCTGTTGATAGTAATCATAAATGAGAACAAATGTATAATTGGGAAACAGCAAATAGAAGGTACAGTTGGCAATCCCTCCTCAGGCCGACGCCTCTTCCTCGGCCTCCTTTTCCTCCATCTTCTTCATCTTGCTGTGGACATTATTACCCGTCTTTACTCCGTAGTATTCCACATACCACTTCACAAACTTCTTTAGCCCGGTCGCGAGATCGGTCGTCGGCCGGTAGCCGAAGTCTTTCTCGGCCAAGCTCACGTTGGCATGCGTGTAGGGCACGTCGCCGTTCTGCGGCAGCGTCACCACGTTCTTCTTCGCCTTCTTCCCCAGCAGCTCCTCCAGGATCCCTACCATCTTTGCCACAGGCACCGGCGACGTATTGCCGAGGTTGTAGACCCGCAGCTGCGCGGGACCCCGCTTCTTGCTGCCGCTGCCGGTGCTCGGCTTCGCAGTGTCGAGCGCGCCGAGGCAGCCCTTGACGACGTCGTCGATGTAGGTGAAGTCGCGCTGGACGGCGGTGCCGTCCTGCATGCGGAAGAGGGTGATGGGCTTGCCGGAGATGATGTCGTTGGTGAAGGAGAAGTAGGCCATATCGGGGCGGCCCCACGGCCCATAGACGGTGAAGAAGCGGAGGCCGGTGATGGAGAGGCCATAGATGTGGTTGTAAGTGTGCGCGATGGCCTCGCCGGCTTTCTTTGTCGCGGCGTAGAGCGACGCAGGCCGGTCAGTGCGGTGGAGCTCGGAGAAGGGGGTGGCGGTGTTGAGGCCGTAGACGGAGGAAGAGGAAGCCCAGACGACGGCGGGCTGGGGATCGGCGTGCTTGGCGGCGATCTCGAAGAGGGCGACTAGTCCGGCGACGTTGGAGGCCACGTACGACTGGGGATTGCGCATGGCGTAGCGGACGCCGGCCTGGGCGGCGAGGTGGAGGACGTGGGAAAAGGGCACGACGTCGAAGAGCTTGGTGAGGAGCGGGGTGTCGTTGATGTCGGCGTCCAGCACCAGGACGCCATGGCGAGAGAGGAGGGACTGGCGGGCGCGCTTGAGCGAGGGGTCGTAGTACGAGTTGAAGTTGTCAAGCCCGACCACGCCGTCACCGCGCTTCTTCAACGCGAGCGAGCAGTGGGTGCCGACGAAGCCCGCGGCGCCGGTTACGAGGACGGTGAGACCAGAGGGGCTGCGCGGGGTGGCAGATCGGCGCACCTCCCGCTCCCACGCGGCGCCGCCATAGGTGACAGCGGAGGAGAGAAGGCTTCGGTGGTTAGAGTGAGCAACGGAGGAGGCGGCGGCACCGGAGTGGGAGAGGAGGAGCGGAGGGTAGTGGAGCGTAAAGAGGAGGATGAGCACTACGGTGGCGAGGATGGAGGCGCGGAAAAGGAGGTGGGAGGAGGCGGCGATGACCTTGGTACTGTTAATTCGGCGGAGGAGGTAGCCACC
The window above is part of the Musa acuminata AAA Group cultivar baxijiao chromosome BXJ1-1, Cavendish_Baxijiao_AAA, whole genome shotgun sequence genome. Proteins encoded here:
- the LOC103973924 gene encoding UDP-glucuronate 4-epimerase 6-like, which produces MASAPDTSKSFKLERHGGYLLRRINSTKVIAASSHLLFRASILATVVLILLFTLHYPPLLLSHSGAAASSVAHSNHRSLLSSAVTYGGAAWEREVRRSATPRSPSGLTVLVTGAAGFVGTHCSLALKKRGDGVVGLDNFNSYYDPSLKRARQSLLSRHGVLVLDADINDTPLLTKLFDVVPFSHVLHLAAQAGVRYAMRNPQSYVASNVAGLVALFEIAAKHADPQPAVVWASSSSVYGLNTATPFSELHRTDRPASLYAATKKAGEAIAHTYNHIYGLSITGLRFFTVYGPWGRPDMAYFSFTNDIISGKPITLFRMQDGTAVQRDFTYIDDVVKGCLGALDTAKPSTGSGSKKRGPAQLRVYNLGNTSPVPVAKMVGILEELLGKKAKKNVVTLPQNGDVPYTHANVSLAEKDFGYRPTTDLATGLKKFVKWYVEYYGVKTGNNVHSKMKKMEEKEAEEEASA